The Pan paniscus chromosome 15, NHGRI_mPanPan1-v2.0_pri, whole genome shotgun sequence genome includes a window with the following:
- the NDUFB1 gene encoding NADH dehydrogenase [ubiquinone] 1 beta subcomplex subunit 1 yields the protein MICWRHPSAPCGRGEWQVPRSQLPLARVEFPVALGLGVAVGAEAAAIMVNLLQIVRDHWVHVLVPMGFVIGCYLDRKSDERLTAFRNKSMLFKRELQPSEEVTWK from the exons ATGATTTGCTGGCGTCACCCCTCTGCTCCGTGCGGGCGCGGCGAATGGCAGGTCCCGAGGTCGCAGCTTCCACTGGCGCGGGTTGAGTTCCCTGTTGCCCTTGGTCTCGGGGTCGCTGTCGGCGCTGAGGCTGCAG ctatcATGGTGAACTTACTTCAGATTGTGCGGGACCACTGGGTTCATGTTCTTGTCCCTATGGGATTTGTCATTGGATGTTATTTAGACAGAAAGAGTGATGAACGGCTAACTGCCTTCCGGAACAAGAGTATGTTATTTAAAAG GGAATTGCAACCCAGTGAAGAAGTTACCTGGAAGTAA